The following nucleotide sequence is from Stigmatopora nigra isolate UIUO_SnigA chromosome 20, RoL_Snig_1.1, whole genome shotgun sequence.
ttctcgcttagggtgcgagaggtcccgggtccaactcccggatgAGCCCAAATTTTAtccaattgtgatctattatggggggcATATGGCACATTGgtcacttgaaaaaaaagtgtaagcaaatgggcacccctggctcatGAGTCTAGTGATATGATTCTGGCtttgggtgtgagaggtcctACTCCCGGACGAGTCCTGGTTTTGTCAAATTATGATCTATGATGGGGTAATATGGGACAATAGCcaactaaggaaaaaagtgttactGTATGGGCGCCCCTGGCTCATCTGTCTCgtgcagaggtgggcaaacttttcggcccgggggccacatcaaCTTTCAAAATTTAACAGATCGgtcgggtcagcataagatatgatacatataaaaaaactgcatccgttaacaggacatgttaaacataaacagaaaaacaggACTGAATTATTAatgtactcatcactcatcattaaagtataaagtacaaagtaaagtaaaaaggaatgtattaagacatattcaaatgtaattttaaaaaaagagaggggctttaaaacacgaaaaactaataaaagtggacagagctactgccactggcttccgggtgacggcgccatcttggggggaaaatagTATTATCTTCAGATACGAGCTTACTGCGGCAttgagctagtatgtcaatttacttgtatctcaagtcaattcttcccataaaaataaacaaaatacaaatttatccgttacatcctgaaaaaaaagtaaaacaggATGTTACAACAGAAAAACCTCTTTATCGTTCTAATTTTCCACCGACTCACAATCGGAAACCATCTGTTGTGCTCGtacctcaaatttgtctcgtatctcaaggaaaaaaaaatgttccgaATTTTCctagtatctcaaatttctcgggtcagcacaagatatgatacatataaaaaaaactgcatctgttaacagaaCATGttaaacatgaacagaaaaaaaggactaaagaatTAAGATaaccatcactcatcattaaagtaaaaagtataaaggccaaactaaagtaaaaaggaatgtattacgaaatattcaaatgtaatttaaaaaaaagatagagggggtgtaaaacacgaaaaacaaataagagtggacagaaccaaaaaatattaattttttgattttaatttcacaacaatgCACTGGTAAACGgaataaacaaatttgaatgaacttggattaatatatacagacacacttaaacatatgtttaacctaactttacacaaaactgaattctattttttttaaaatctttttcttTACCTTCGTTCTGGCCGGGTTAGATGTTTTCCACGCCTCCAAACGCACGTTTGCTATTGATGGGATGTTTGCTGTTGTTCtgcgtattcccttcaaaatattccaaaaatgatgcacacaaatgtcctcacaataggataacccaCGATCACTTGCCAATGAAAAGTATTCTTGTAGTACTAGCGATCGCTCCCCTGCTTATAGAACAACATTGCATCTGGCTCGCTCTTTCTGCTCAGACCAACGggaaattagagggaacattggtcccaGTCTAAACTAAAGGATTTCTAGTGGGATTGACAGTTTATaaaatagtcatacctctacttacggatgcctctaggtatgataTTTTCAggttattaaattattatatgcaaatgagtaacTCGAGTTATACGAACGAAGAAGATCCAGGTTACGAAATTGTGcaaaattaattttcttatatgttcatttatattatatatattgtcgtggatgcattgattctcactttagaacatatCTACCCtctactaggctttcatttcatccctctcattctatcttctataatcacaataaaagtattcaattcaattggctgtctcacaactaccactgtccatgtttcaagattcttacatacctgtccacctcaactaaatgctccccttattaatgaccGCAATTCCCCCGATTAAGCGATTAAataccatacaaatgcaacatggctcATATACTCACgtacacacacagggcacagggagaagtgtaaaatgtagtacaagtggacagcttttggccctggtaggaaatgctcttgccgccatctggcagacgaACACGAGTATTACGTCTTCCATATTAACGTTCGCAGAGGGAACGAATTCAGCGGtgcaggacacattttcacatgttttttttattaaacattaataaatcatttcctcatTTCTCTCTTCACTTGTTTGCTCACATCTTTAATACAAAAGTGGAACGCTactaccaattttaaagggtttagttagcagttgtgtgaggaccttgtaaaaaattatatatatatatatatatatatatatatatatatatatatatatatatatatatatatatatatatatatatatatatatatatatatatatatatatatatatatatatatatatatatatatatatatatatatatcatttatctttgtgtcttAACAAGTTTCAGAAATCAGCACCCCCAATTAGAaggggaggagccagagtttTCTCCAGACCaaaagagagaagagcaacttgaaataaaaatggaggaagaagaTGTCACCTGGTCAACTGGTGAGGAGTCTTTTAAGATAGAAGAGAATCTGGGCAGGGCTAGTGGAGGGGCGGAGTCTGCAAACACCTCTGCATGGCCGCATACAAGCGAGGAAGCAGCGCCGCCTCAACAGCAAAAGAGAGAAGATCaatctccaatcaaaaaggaggaagatgtcACCTGGTCATCTGGTGAgcttttcaagagtgaagatgatctcgtaatggatttgattgcagatttactgtcaaagccattttcaagtcggacttttcaagaaaagctggacatcattaagaatggtcagacaactccaaagcttgctagctttggagttgaccgctctttcttaatgtccatttttttctggaaaattctgtctggagaaaaagctttgtgagaaaatctgcaaccaaatcaatttgttttcctccgtctgccattgtgggtggagtttacgACCTGTGGCTGGCACACTTAGGCTTTGGTCTGCCTACCAGCCAAACATACACTGTAAAAAAGACAACGACAATCTATTCAGCAGAGTTGGTATTGTGATTTGTTTGAATATGAAAGTTAAAGTAGCTGTTcttaatgtgaaaatacacatcAGACCAATCATGTAAACCTCATGGTGTCTAAATTTGTAATTGTGAATAACCTGACATTGAAATTTGTGGTTGGTACAACAAAGTTAGAAGAAAGATACATGGTTTCCTTGAATGCATATATAGCAAGGACAAATCCTCATGCTTTAACGGGACAACAATTCATGGACAGAAGATTTATTTCAAAGGAAGACCCTCAACTAAGCTTGTGAATGTAAGTATTTTGCATGCATCGATATGTATTGTATGGAATAATAGCTAGTGACTTGATAATAAATGTTTGCTGCTTTGACCAATGTACTACAGTAAATTCACAACTTGGTTAGTATATGTTAACAATGCTAGGTAAACTAGCTACGGTACAGGCCTGCGCTTAATGATTGATTTAACGTAGTTTATTTAAGTCTGTACTGTTTCTGTTAAACCGTGAAGGATCGGTTATCTTCTATTGTACTGCAATTGGTTAGTCTGAGATTGATTGCTTtggtctctttctctctctctcttttcttcaTACCAGGAACCTACACAAAATCGCTGTTGTAATTATTTCTACACATTTCTAGATTTATTTGGTTTTGACTAGAGaaatataatagtaataaagtGTCATCGTGTTTGGAGTGTCAGAAATGTGTTTGAGTTGTATTTTGAGTGCGCTAAATGCAATTTTTGTCGAATGAAAATGAGCGCGCACATGCGAGCGTTTGCTAGCATGGTGTAACTTTAGTCTGGTCATGACTCGCCAAGTGTGTTGTGGGAATTTTGTATGCATTTCTGAATTTGGGATTTCTGCTTTTGCAACTTGTTCATTCTGTtggaatttgtattttaaatgttattttaagtgGTTATATACGGAGCCCTGGAGGTGACATGGCTGGCTGTGATTATTACTCCCCATTTTCAAGGGCATACTTGCCTATTGTTATTACACTACAGTCTATGTGGGACCTTAGTTAATATTTGGCACTAATGTGTATCAAGTCAACATATatgtaaagtgtttttttaataatagggtatcattttcttaaaaagtgttgactgtattttttttaaatttctttcagGTTGGAAAGTTAAGACCACATGCAATGCAAGTACTgcagttttaacaaaaaaacaaagaccaaaTGGGGATGAAACAAAATACACCCTTAAAAGAGCTAAACGTGGAGAAGGGAACCAAGTTCCTGAACAtccagaaaaacaaaatgatgcctCACTTGAGATttagcttcttcaatttgtctgagaaCTCGCGAttgtaacaagtcaccgagaCCTCGttctaaggactgtttactggacctttACCTGGACcgagaaggacgcttaagaagatgctgatgcagggGGATCACTATCCGAACAGCTTTgatgattactcgcatattgtcggaAATTTTCAGCattctctatctgagccaatttgggtcatgtaggtgagaagaatcaaacttgactgcaaaatgacTCACGGCTTACAAGAAAACAGTCTTCAAACTGATTACGAGCGAAATAAGAGTATATGAGCAAAGTTCAATgcgctgccgaaacccggggttgaaccagggacctttagatcttcagtctaacgctctcccaactgagctacttcggctgactgaataaaataaaaacaaactaggactacaaattgactcatggcttactagcaCAATATACCAATTGGAGGATTaactgatattggtctggtttacAAGTCCAATGGACACACAAAGCCCGAGGTCGATTCAGGGAACGCTCTCCTACATTCCCTATCCAATTCGGGTTATGTTggtgacaagagtcaaacttgactcCAAAATGACTCACggcttacaaggaaacagtTAGCAAACTGACGGCCAGCTGATTAAGGGTGGGTTTGCAAAAGTCCAATGTGCTGCCGAAACCCGGTGTTgaactgaagatctaaaggtccctgacctttagatcttcagtctaacacTCTGCCAACTGAGCTACTTTGGCTCATTGATAAAGACAACAACCAACTTGGACCGAAAATTTACTCATGGCTTACGAGTACAATATTCCAATTGGAGCAGTAAAggatattggtctggtttagaATGTCTCGGACATGTTTCTTTGGAATGGAAGTTTTTgaatgtgttgggtttattctgttttattattataatagttatattaattcatttctttattaaatcaatctctttcttttctttgtattaattcattactttgttaaatcattctctttctgtttttcaaaagtcttgaggtcacgccaagtcatctttaacctagacagcctgttccaggatggttatacaaacaatccacccaatctcggtccttgagatttggtgggcccttggtgacgaggacagggctattcggacaataacaagaatattgttatcattatgtaaccgtacacttcgggtttttctgtatgtaacgattatatgattatgattatattatatgattcttaggtcaaggaggttgtataattactctaatctaaatgttgttaggtctagtccctgtttttgttattagtaaaataccttgattgttattgtagtcccagatgttgtttttactcatacgtgatggaatgatcaacaactctgtaacttgtgaccataagaataggacgaaaatgtctattcgaggagacgttcggaagtcgtacggtgacgcttgctgtaacgctcccttccggaggctttttatctgttgtatccatttctatttaattaaatgtcaataattgaataagatgtcttcctgcagttattgataattacggacgaaggtaattattaatgaacctgacagaatgcaaaatggatgactgtgaATACAACTAACCGTGCTATGATGGTCCCCAGCCAAGACCGAGGTTCTTTCACTGGTGATCCTGAAAAGCTCCAGCAGCGGGTGGGAAAAGCCACGTGCCTTGCTATATCTCAGGACTGCCAACTACTTTGGATTTCCAGGAGTCTCTCCGAGAATGCAACACAATCTCCGGGAGTCCAGATCACCTCCCTAAACTTCAGGAATCCCAGAAATTTCCGCTCGGCGAAACGTCCACCTGGCGAAACGTCTGCCCGGCGAAACGTCTGCCCGGCGAAACGTCTGCCCGGCGAAACGTCCGCCCGGCGAAACGTCTGCCCGGCGAAACGTCCGCCCGGCGAAACGTCCGCCCGGTGAAACATACGCTCTGCGAAACATCCGTTTTTGCAAACATTGAACATTACATTCCCCTTGTAGTATGTCTATCATCTATATAACTTTCTTACtcaatgtttttccaataattacagataaaataaaaatctagttACATTTCTACCAATTATCCCCTTCAacataaaaaagataaaaacaatttactGTTAATTTCAGAGATGAAGTTACCTTATTTTCACACCTgtagaaagaaaacaatcttttatgtattattttgtcaaattgttcaaattaatgtattcattcaatcTGAGCAAATAACACCACTTCTTTTGtcacctttgaatttggaaggcttattttgttaacaaaaagacccaaaaagcatttttcacaaaaagagagctttattggaactACACAAAAGATGACATGTTTAATCGGTTTAAATGTTACATGACAAAAGTATGACATTgtgctacttatttatttagagCAAATTTATTCTTATACACCATTTTTCTATTTAAGTTTCTTAGATCCTAGATTCTgtatatgaattatttttattaaaatgtatcatgtttCAATAACACTCAATATTCTTATTGGATTTGCTAGCAAAATCAATggtcaaaaacaattttttcaaatttcttaggcatgtctttaactgtgaagacattttccatataatttacatcacattattgattatttactttgtaatttcctCATTCAGGCTACATttcggatagaattgtgaagtaaataaaatattcaacGACAATCAATTTTCTTATacagtaccttgacatacaagtgttccagcaaatgagaaatttgagatgtgAGGAAAATTCTCAGAATtctttttgccttgagatgtgAGTCGGTAGTCAATTAGAACCAATTTTGGTGGGGATTTTTTTAGGACAGAAACGGactaatttgtattttgttcactTCTATAGGAATAATTGACTCGAGATACAAGTAATTTAACATATTGGCTCGATCCCACAGTAAGCTCGTATCTTAAGGTATTACTGCATTTGAATAGTGTGGATCGATTGACACATTATAAAGtgtaaacaagattttcagaatgcaaaatacaattatacttcgattacaatgatctttcatacagaaATTGATAAAGCGGGCAAAGCCGTGATTGGCCACTGCTTATCACACctcatttgcatcttttaagtcTATCCTTACGACTAAATCTTTGGCAAGAAGatgagcaggaaaagggtttcaGATCGTTGTGGGtagttgtgtttttaagatattcctgccgaATTGAGCAAAATCAGGCTTTTCTCCGAAGTGGGTTGTTAAAtcttcttttcaggtttttcctaaatgtttagctttttaattgggctgttgtagcaAATCTGTGTCCACAGACTGAACAGGAAAACGTTGTCCAGTGTGGgtacttgtgtgtttttttaaatgttgctttAGAGAATAGTTTTTACCACAaagtgagcaggaaaatggtttttcgcctgtgtgggttcttgtgtgggtttttaagtgtcccttctgtgtgaatgttttaccacaaaccgagcacgcaaatggtttttcacctgtgtgggttcttgtatgCATTTTAAGTGTTCCCTTTTgcgtaaatgttttaccacaaactgaacacgaaatcTTTTTtccgccagtgtgggttcttgtgtggcatTGTAAATGGTGCTttagagaaaaggctttaccgcaaactgaacacccaaatggtttttcaccagtgtgagttCTTATGTGGATTTTTAAGTGTCCTTTTTCAGTAAAGGCTTTAcggcaaactgaacacgaaaatggttctTCACCAGTGTGGCTTCTTATGTGGATTTTTAAGTTTCCTTTTTCAGAATaggctttaccgcaaactgaacacgaaaatggtttttcaccagagtgggttcttatgtggatttttaagtattcatttttagaataggctttactgcaaacagaacacgaaaatggtttttcaccagtgtgggttcgtgtatgtatttttaagcGTCTCTTCCCTGtaaatcttttaccacaaactaagcacccaaatggtttttcacccgtgtgggttcttgtgtgtatttttaagccTCTCTTCTCTGTAAaccttttaccacaaactgagcacgcaaatggtttttcacctgtgtgggctcttgtgtgcattttaaatgttcccttgtgtgtaaatgttttaccacagaCTGAACATGATAAGGGTTTCTCATCGGTGTGGCTCTTCACATGGATTTtcaaatgagactttttcccaaaagttttcccacactcaaagcatttgcagagtttgtcgcCACAAGGATATTTCTTaacatcatcaacatcatcaaaaAGCAAGTCGTtaccatctgataaaggagcaattacattttctgctcgccatccttctgttgagctgccgttcAGAATCTCCACCCCTCTGTTGGTCACGCCCAGATCTTCTTCATTCTGgaaaggctcaccagttgaacatttgacacattcgtcGTTTTTTATTGGACATTGCTCTTCTCTCTTGTGCTCTTGAATGAGCTCTAGCTCCTCTTCCTTTTTAATTGTGGGCCATGCTGATGTGTTTCCAGGCTCTTCCCCTTCGCTGGCCACGCTCAGATCATCCTTTTTCACGGACACACATGGTGAACAGGGAAAATTatcctcctcctttttgattggaattttctcatctttcattttttgttgagggAACCCTGCAAAGACAGGAagataaatgataaaatattttccaattcaGATGACTGAATTGTTCACATAAATGAAAGCAAACGGAACGGGTTCTCATCCCTCCTTCAATCACGCTCCATATCCTGCCCTTACATAAACCCTCCTATTTTTCAGTTCTGGGCTAGACTGTCTGGCATGCAGGTGCTAAGGCAGTGGAGTCTTTACTTGCTTTATAAGACACCCTTGTCCAGTTAAGTAAGTTTTGTTTGCCGCAGCTTCACCTTATTTGTGAGTACTATATTCATTGTTATATAGGGTACAGTGGGACCtcggttatcacggttaatggggactgggaccactcgcgataagtgaatttccacgaagtaggggTTCCCCTTCAAAAGAGCttaatcccccccccctcccccctataCAGTAGACCagaggtgtcaaactccctttggtctgcgggccgaatacagcttaatttgagatcaagcgggccggacccgtaaagtcattgcaaaattacatataACTAataataagcccacttttttcctttgtattagtcactaatactaataattagtgcaaataatgagtaaattatcaaaatgtttattaacagaattgtccttttaacataagaacataaataaatgtcaattcatgttgtctgcacgtactaaaacaatgCGACCCCTAGTGGATAATAGAagaaactacattttttaaagaaaattcatatttattatacaatgcagctttcttctccgggccataccaaaccaccagacgggccgtatgtttgacacccctgcagtAGACTATATGGAATACGGGTAAAGAGAGAGAAatacatgttataacaaaaaaatcaaaatatgttgtctgtttacaataacaattgagggtctagaacactgttctaccaaacaatttactgtattaaaatagacctccataataGGTCAAAGTGTATTAGAATAGACCCccataaaacgtgaaagtgtatttaaagtggatttcctgtttctcatgaaaaatgtcgaaaaaaacgactaagtcagACGGTGGTGTCTCAGAGAAATGTATCCCAAgatgcactatcctcggatagaCTCGGGCAAATGTTCCGCTGAATTTCCTGGTTTTCGAAAATGTTCTATgcccaaaacattttctaagtcaAACGGCGGGGCGTCAGAATGGTTCAGTCCGAAGAatgcactatcctcggataggcTCGGTGGAAAAGCCCCtgtgaatttcctggttctcagaaaAATAGGATGAAAAAGAGACTATGTCAAACGGCGGTGTCTAATAAAAATAAGTCCGATGTGGTGCACGGTCCAACGATCTGCTCAGAGCCCCGGTGAATTTCagtgtaatatttttctttatttttattttttttccaaaaaaaacccctgctaagctctgaagccgcgatgtAGCGAGATcccactgtatttattttttgatagagTTAATTCAATGATAGTTAATTATTTTGCGGCGCAGAGGGGGACTTTAAGTAAGTtcagacaccccggggtatacatatacagtacctcaacatacgagcacctcgacatacgagcaattcgagatacaagtaagatttcaagcaaataattatctgtagatacgagacaaattttgagataccagaaagccaggtggccaaaacatgaggctgtttatgattttagcgcactgtctttttagcctcatctcttttgtgtatgacagatatctacgagcactgggcagagcgttgcatcTTTTTCAGTATCTTTTTTTCCTGCCACTCAGCACAAATGGTGGAGTGCTCGCTacgagtatatattacttctcattggcaagtggtcatgcgttaacctattgtgaggacatttgtgtgcattgggaatattttgaagggaatacaaaagcaaggAGCCTATCAATAGTGAAAGTCATggtggaggcagggcaaatagCCAACCATTGTATCAAACTATAATAAAgaatagaattaagtttagtgtatggTTGGATTAaacgtatttttgagtgtgtccgcaacgtaatccaagttcatttgaatttgtttatgttacaaAACGAGCATGTTGCCGAGCAAAAAAGCGCCCCCTTCTTCCGTCCTACTCTATCTGTCCGTCTCTTACTCCCCCTCTTCAAAATCTGTAGTTTTtactatttaacacattttagtaaaattaaaccactaattatgtgttactttggtaATAGgtggcaaattagaagaaataaaacattttttccaatccaatatcctgcttttggtgggttttttttcagagggtagtaacaaattaatttgttttaggcCATTTGCATGGGAAATGTTCGTTCGAATTACGAGAATGTCGAAATATGTGCTCAGTCCTGAAAAACTTATCTGACATCTCAAATTATTAGAAACACTGAAATGCTTGAAGATAAGGTGGAGTTGAAAGAGCCCTGCTCACCTCAAAGCTGCCGACCTCCGTCGACCCCTTTCTGGAGTTTTTACGGATTGAATAGGATTCAagcaaaatcaaaataatgtgtaaaaaaatataaagtaggACAATTTAAGTCGAACTGTTAATATCATGTtttactgttgggtttattctgttttactattataatagttatattaattcatttctttattaaatcattctctttcttttctctgtattaattcattactttgttaaatcattctctttctgtttttcaaaagtgttgaggtcacaccaagtcatctttaacctagacagcctgttccaggatggttattcaaacaatccacccaatctgggtccttgagatttggtgggcccttggtgacgaggacagggctattcggacaataacaagaatattgttatcgttatgtaaccgtacacttcgggtttttctgtatgtaacgattatatgattatgattatattatatgattcttaggtcaaggaggttgtataattactctaatctaaatgttgttaggtctagtccctgtttttgttattagtaaaatactttgattgttattgtagtcccagatgttgtttttactcatacgtgatggaatgatcaacaactctgtaacttgtgaccataagaatgggacgaaaacgtctattcgaggagacgttcggaagttgtaagggacacttgctgtaatgctcccctccggaggcttttacctgttgtatccatttctatttaattaaatgtcaataattgaataagatgtcttcctgcagttattgataattacggacgaaggtaattattaatgaacctgacatttacATTAATTGCTTTTACGGGTAAATGCCAGAAATTCCtgagaagttggcagctctgcatgttatgtactgatttttttctatcactCATTTTAAGAAATACTATTTATAAAATTTTAATTGGTGGATTAAAGTAAA
It contains:
- the LOC144213372 gene encoding uncharacterized protein LOC144213372; amino-acid sequence: MARITQTAENFQEGLCVVKLEPSRHSTLGKIMHAKVVLHRLEDVGKVHQTEHQESTPMKDDDNEQFKRIKVQQTEHFITVGKLRIEEQQHPLIKMEEEPLYVKEEAMDVPTGAVELLGSEYKGPSEASGWAEPLSGSSSTEESLADNLMAPPSASYDASSLLQIWFPQQKMKDEKIPIKKEEDNFPCSPCVSVKKDDLSVASEGEEPGNTSAWPTIKKEEELELIQEHKREEQCPIKNDECVKCSTGEPFQNEEDLGVTNRGVEILNGSSTEGWRAENVIAPLSDGNDLLFDDVDDVKKYPCGDKLCKCFECGKTFGKKSHLKIHVKSHTDEKPLSCSVCGKTFTHKGTFKMHTRAHTGEKPFACSVCGKRFTEKRGLKIHTRTHTGEKPFGCLVCGKRFTGKRRLKIHTRTHTGEKPFSCSVCSKAYSKNEYLKIHIRTHSGEKPFSCSVCGKAYSEKGNLKIHIRSHTGEEPFSCSVCRKAFTEKGHLKIHIRTHTGEKPFGCSVCGKAFSLKHHLQCHTRTHTGGKKISCSVCGKTFTQKGTLKMHTRTHTGEKPFACSVCGKTFTQKGHLKTHTRTHTGEKPFSCSLCGKNYSLKQHLKKHTSTHTGQRFPVQSVDTDLLQQPN